The following are from one region of the Petrotoga mobilis SJ95 genome:
- a CDS encoding glycosyltransferase, whose translation MKVLFLNPQGNFDKNDSHLTEHPDFGGQLIYVKEVSKELANLNVSVDIVTRQIIDRDWPEFSKELDYFDINKNPTIVRIPFDGEKFLNKEQLWPYLKEYVDNILSFYKGKNIDFITTHYADGGYSGVLLRSKLGLNFSFTGHSLGAQKMDKLNVSSKNFEDLDKEYHFSQRIMAERLSMQYASKIIVSTSMERYEQYSHPLYADVSEVANDSKYKVIPPGVNTEIFNDDLTDLDQDTVAQIENKLNKQQKPFIVLSSRLDAKKNHIAVVKAYANSRDLQDKANLGIFLRGIPDPFTDIQKLSEKERSILTPILEEIEKADIKDKVYFFDLKSQLALATAYKLFSKLKSVFVLPSFYEPFGLAPIEAGACGLAVVATKNGGPSEIFSDGSGVLINPEDIQDIVEGLIKALNNYDYFSKKVKKRVLENYTWKSTARGYLEVIEEGVKLPKKTLEKVPPLDANEIILDYLKNKKI comes from the coding sequence ATGAAGGTGCTATTTCTAAACCCCCAGGGCAACTTTGACAAAAACGATTCTCATTTAACCGAGCATCCTGATTTTGGGGGTCAATTGATCTACGTTAAAGAAGTATCTAAAGAGTTGGCTAATTTAAATGTTTCTGTGGATATAGTTACCAGACAGATAATTGATCGTGACTGGCCTGAGTTTTCAAAGGAATTAGATTATTTCGATATTAATAAAAATCCAACTATTGTCAGGATACCTTTTGATGGTGAAAAATTTTTAAATAAAGAACAATTGTGGCCTTATTTAAAGGAATACGTTGATAATATTCTTTCATTTTACAAAGGCAAAAATATAGATTTCATAACCACTCATTACGCCGATGGAGGGTACTCGGGAGTTCTCTTAAGATCAAAATTAGGTTTAAATTTCTCTTTCACAGGGCATTCTTTAGGTGCCCAAAAAATGGACAAATTAAACGTCTCTTCGAAGAATTTTGAAGATCTCGACAAAGAGTACCATTTTTCACAAAGAATAATGGCTGAAAGGTTGTCAATGCAATACGCATCTAAAATTATTGTCTCCACATCTATGGAAAGATATGAACAATATTCTCATCCTTTGTATGCCGATGTTTCTGAAGTTGCAAACGACAGTAAATACAAAGTGATTCCTCCTGGTGTTAACACGGAGATCTTTAACGACGATTTGACTGATCTCGATCAAGACACTGTCGCTCAAATTGAAAATAAATTAAATAAACAGCAAAAACCTTTTATCGTTCTCTCCAGCCGTTTAGATGCTAAAAAGAATCATATAGCTGTTGTGAAGGCATATGCAAATTCTAGAGATCTTCAAGATAAGGCAAATCTAGGAATATTTCTTAGGGGCATTCCTGATCCTTTCACTGACATACAAAAATTGTCGGAAAAAGAAAGATCCATCCTAACCCCAATTTTGGAAGAAATAGAAAAAGCAGATATAAAAGATAAGGTATATTTTTTTGATTTAAAATCTCAACTTGCCTTAGCTACCGCTTACAAACTCTTTTCAAAATTGAAGTCCGTTTTTGTTTTACCCTCTTTTTATGAACCTTTTGGCTTAGCTCCTATCGAAGCAGGCGCTTGTGGCCTTGCTGTTGTTGCAACAAAGAATGGTGGACCAAGCGAAATATTTTCGGATGGTTCAGGTGTGTTAATTAATCCTGAAGATATTCAAGATATTGTTGAGGGCTTAATAAAAGCTTTGAATAATTATGATTATTTTTCAAAAAAGGTTAAAAAAAGAGTTTTAGAAAATTATACTTGGAAGAGTACTGCTAGAGGATATTTAGAGGTTATTGAGGAAGGAGTTAAACTTCCCAAAAAAACGTTAGAAAAAGTGCCTCCTTTAGATGCAAATGAAATAATACTTGATTATTTAAAAAATAAAAAGATTTAA
- the hydG gene encoding [FeFe] hydrogenase H-cluster radical SAM maturase HydG, with translation MFWIRDKENQKPFIKEDEIFNILEGTKSPSKLKVRDIIQKSLSKERLNPDEVATLLNVEDDETLEEIFEGARTLKRNVYGNRIVFFAPLYIGNKCINNCEYCGFRSSNTEIYRNSLSFEQLEKEVKALEDKGHKRLILVYGEHPDYDADFIAKTVETVYKTKNRNGEIRRVNINAAPQTIDDYKKIKEVGIGTFQIFQETYHFDTYKKVHPKGPKSSYIWRLYGLDRAVAAGIDDVGIGALFGLYDYKFEVMGLLYHTIHLEERFGFGPHTISFPRIEPALNTPLSEQPPYLVNNNEFQKIVAILRLAVPYTGLILTAREPSHIRNEVLKLGVSQIDAGSNIGIGAYSTEDQQAYKKSQFTLGDQRSLDTVINELAIEGYLPSFCTACYRMGRTGEHFMEFAIPGFVKRFCTPNAILTLLEYAQDYAPENTRISIEKRIEEELKVMNEGPLKEKLLERMDLVKAGKRDLYF, from the coding sequence GTGTTTTGGATAAGAGATAAGGAGAACCAAAAACCATTCATAAAAGAAGATGAAATATTTAACATATTGGAAGGAACAAAATCCCCAAGTAAATTAAAAGTCAGAGATATTATTCAAAAATCTTTATCAAAAGAAAGATTGAATCCAGACGAAGTAGCAACACTTTTAAACGTTGAAGATGATGAAACGTTAGAAGAGATTTTTGAAGGAGCAAGAACATTAAAAAGAAATGTATATGGGAATAGAATAGTCTTTTTTGCTCCTCTTTATATTGGAAACAAATGTATAAACAATTGTGAGTACTGTGGTTTTAGATCAAGCAACACGGAAATTTATAGAAACTCTCTTAGTTTTGAACAATTAGAGAAAGAGGTGAAAGCACTTGAAGACAAAGGCCATAAAAGATTAATATTAGTTTATGGCGAACATCCTGATTACGATGCAGATTTCATAGCCAAAACCGTTGAAACGGTATACAAAACTAAAAACAGAAACGGTGAGATCAGAAGGGTGAATATCAATGCTGCCCCTCAGACAATTGATGATTACAAAAAAATAAAAGAAGTTGGAATAGGAACATTTCAAATTTTTCAAGAAACTTATCATTTTGATACTTACAAGAAAGTTCATCCAAAAGGGCCTAAATCTAGTTATATATGGAGGCTATATGGATTAGACAGAGCTGTAGCTGCTGGGATTGACGATGTTGGGATCGGTGCTTTATTTGGACTTTACGATTATAAATTCGAGGTCATGGGCCTTTTATACCATACAATACATCTTGAAGAACGCTTTGGATTTGGTCCCCATACAATTTCATTTCCACGAATAGAACCAGCTCTAAACACCCCTTTATCTGAGCAACCTCCATACCTTGTGAATAATAATGAATTCCAAAAGATAGTGGCGATTTTAAGATTAGCTGTACCCTACACGGGATTAATTTTAACAGCCAGAGAACCTTCCCATATAAGAAACGAGGTTTTAAAGTTAGGAGTTTCACAAATAGATGCTGGTTCTAATATTGGAATTGGTGCATATTCAACAGAAGATCAACAAGCTTATAAGAAAAGTCAATTCACCTTAGGTGACCAAAGGAGTTTAGACACTGTAATAAACGAATTAGCAATCGAAGGTTATCTTCCTTCATTTTGTACCGCATGCTATCGTATGGGGAGAACTGGCGAGCACTTCATGGAGTTTGCAATACCTGGATTTGTGAAGAGGTTTTGCACTCCCAACGCCATTTTAACTCTTTTAGAATATGCCCAGGATTATGCCCCAGAAAATACTAGGATATCTATCGAAAAGAGGATCGAAGAAGAGTTAAAGGTTATGAATGAAGGGCCTCTAAAAGAGAAATTATTAGAAAGAATGGATCTTGTTAAGGCTGGAAAAAGAGATCTATACTTTTAA
- a CDS encoding DNA repair protein RecN, with the protein MLLSLSIKNFGLFKSANVDFNDNFCAITGESGTGKSMFLNALNLFLIGNVPQNLKTSEGSVSAYFTVNDFIKEMLREYVPFDGDDLILAVNFTPKKTLFRVNDTIVPKNVVQDISKYLLEIHSQDSNIALRDENYQNSLIFKILREKFPEYFFDYDKGYEEYLNLKRKLENLPTNKTEIFRNIDILNYQIQEIEEANLQPHEDDELSARFKTLNNLEEIRERLVESLNILKDREEQSIDEEIGYIIYNLSKLKDFGFIEEHSLASSIQEQIAELYTLLENRLSQLDSDPEELERVSERLNKIIDLKRKYGPSLDDVLKNLNKFRIQKNELEEIKNDFHELEPRLYKLKDELLELSDKIIEEVTPFLNDLKSNIENNLKDLNMENSKIDWKIERLKEPKKEAAHRITFLLKTNPKSDFMPLSEIASGGELSRIILAVEVVLGKNHAIDTMVFDEIDSGVGPRMADVVGNKLNELSKDKQIIVITHMPQVANFATEHFKIVKSSNEETSSAIIKLSENERLEEIKEMYGNIVY; encoded by the coding sequence ATGCTACTTTCTTTGTCTATAAAAAATTTTGGTCTCTTTAAAAGTGCTAACGTGGATTTTAACGATAATTTCTGCGCTATCACCGGTGAATCGGGAACGGGAAAATCTATGTTTTTAAATGCTTTAAATCTTTTTTTAATAGGAAATGTTCCTCAAAACCTGAAGACCTCAGAAGGTTCAGTTTCAGCATATTTTACCGTTAATGATTTTATCAAAGAGATGCTGAGAGAATACGTGCCCTTTGATGGTGATGATTTGATCTTAGCCGTAAATTTCACTCCTAAAAAGACACTTTTCAGAGTTAACGATACAATAGTTCCTAAAAACGTCGTTCAAGACATTTCGAAGTATCTGTTAGAAATACATTCTCAAGACTCCAACATAGCTTTGAGAGACGAGAATTATCAGAATTCTTTGATTTTTAAGATTTTGAGAGAGAAATTCCCCGAATATTTTTTTGATTACGATAAGGGGTATGAGGAATACTTGAATTTGAAAAGAAAGCTAGAAAACCTTCCAACCAATAAAACCGAAATCTTTCGAAATATTGATATTTTAAACTACCAGATCCAGGAAATTGAAGAGGCGAACCTTCAACCTCATGAAGATGATGAACTTTCTGCTCGGTTTAAAACTCTAAATAATTTAGAAGAAATCAGGGAACGTTTGGTAGAATCTTTAAACATACTAAAAGATAGAGAGGAACAAAGTATCGATGAGGAAATTGGTTATATAATTTACAATTTGTCAAAGTTAAAAGATTTTGGATTCATTGAAGAACATTCTCTAGCTTCGTCTATTCAGGAACAAATAGCCGAATTATACACCCTTTTAGAAAATAGATTATCTCAACTAGATAGCGATCCAGAAGAATTGGAAAGAGTCAGCGAGAGACTGAACAAAATCATCGATTTAAAAAGAAAATATGGTCCATCTCTTGATGATGTTTTAAAAAATCTCAACAAGTTTAGAATTCAAAAAAATGAATTAGAAGAAATAAAAAACGATTTTCACGAGTTAGAACCAAGATTATATAAATTGAAAGACGAATTATTAGAACTCAGTGATAAAATAATAGAGGAAGTTACTCCTTTTCTCAACGATTTAAAATCAAACATTGAAAACAATCTGAAGGATCTTAATATGGAAAATAGTAAGATAGATTGGAAGATAGAAAGACTAAAAGAGCCAAAAAAAGAGGCAGCACATAGGATCACCTTTTTATTAAAAACAAATCCAAAAAGTGATTTTATGCCTTTATCCGAAATAGCTTCTGGGGGTGAATTATCTAGAATAATATTAGCAGTGGAGGTTGTACTAGGAAAAAATCATGCAATTGATACTATGGTTTTTGACGAGATTGATTCTGGAGTTGGTCCAAGGATGGCAGATGTTGTAGGAAATAAACTCAACGAATTATCAAAAGACAAACAAATTATTGTAATCACTCATATGCCCCAAGTTGCAAATTTCGCCACTGAACACTTTAAAATAGTAAAATCGTCAAACGAAGAAACTAGTTCAGCAATCATAAAATTATCAGAAAATGAAAGATTGGAAGAAATAAAAGAAATGTACGGAAACATTGTCTATTGA
- a CDS encoding NAD+ synthase — MKIRISLAQMNSTVGDYPGNVEKIKDFISKADEKGADIILFPELSLNGYPPEDLILKTQFLKDSLKSIEEIQDFSKSKDVVIVLGAVDWDVESYNSAFVIYKGEIYGSYKKMFLPNYSVFDEKRYFTAGRAPFLMEMERIKIGITICEDLWVPNGPAVSLAQNGANLILNLSSSPFYKGRNKVRFEMLKTRASELSSWIAYCNIIGGQDELVFDGGSVVINPYGEIELSAPSFEEGLYFIDIDPLEPTRANLREGKRKHYNQSAYYESVNTIKIEKKIREKTPIKAVKVDSFDIYEQLYLAVKTGIKDYVLKNGFQKVVLGLSGGIDSSLTAAIAADAIGPENVVGLLMPSQYSSKGSIDDSIELSKNLGINYKIIPINDIYEKYIENLKESFKNTDEDKTEENIQARIRGNLVMAFSNKFGYLALACGNKSEAATGYATLYGDMAGGFSPIKDLYKTDLYKVARKYNELHGKEIIIKSILEKAPSAELRPNQKDEDILPPYALLDEILFKYIDREMSYDELLQEGYDEGLLKNVINMVNKNEYKRRQSAPGIKLTERSFGKDRRMPITNKYIPW, encoded by the coding sequence ATGAAAATAAGAATATCTTTGGCTCAAATGAATTCTACAGTTGGCGACTATCCAGGAAATGTTGAAAAGATAAAAGATTTCATCTCTAAGGCAGACGAAAAAGGTGCCGATATAATATTATTTCCGGAATTATCTCTGAATGGATACCCACCTGAAGATTTAATCTTAAAAACTCAATTTCTCAAGGATTCTTTGAAAAGTATAGAAGAAATACAAGATTTTAGTAAATCTAAAGATGTTGTAATAGTTTTAGGTGCTGTTGACTGGGATGTTGAATCCTACAACTCTGCTTTTGTTATATACAAAGGCGAAATCTATGGTAGTTATAAAAAGATGTTCTTACCAAACTACTCTGTTTTTGACGAAAAAAGGTATTTTACTGCCGGTAGAGCACCTTTTTTAATGGAAATGGAAAGGATCAAAATTGGAATAACAATTTGTGAAGATCTGTGGGTTCCCAATGGACCGGCTGTTTCTTTAGCCCAAAACGGAGCCAATTTGATTTTAAACCTTTCTTCATCTCCTTTTTATAAGGGGAGAAATAAAGTAAGGTTTGAAATGCTTAAAACTAGAGCATCAGAGTTATCGAGTTGGATCGCTTATTGCAATATTATAGGTGGTCAAGATGAGTTAGTTTTCGATGGTGGGAGTGTAGTTATTAACCCATACGGAGAAATAGAATTAAGTGCTCCTTCTTTTGAAGAAGGGTTGTATTTTATAGATATAGATCCCCTAGAACCTACTAGAGCAAATTTAAGGGAAGGAAAAAGGAAACATTACAATCAAAGTGCCTACTATGAAAGCGTAAATACAATCAAAATAGAAAAAAAGATTAGAGAAAAAACTCCTATAAAAGCTGTCAAAGTTGACTCTTTTGATATATACGAGCAATTGTACCTTGCTGTAAAAACTGGGATAAAAGATTATGTATTGAAAAATGGTTTCCAAAAAGTTGTTCTAGGACTAAGTGGAGGAATAGATTCTTCGCTCACAGCCGCTATTGCAGCGGATGCTATTGGCCCTGAAAATGTTGTGGGATTACTAATGCCTTCTCAATACTCATCTAAAGGCAGTATCGACGATTCGATAGAGTTATCAAAAAATTTGGGAATAAATTATAAAATAATACCAATAAATGACATATACGAAAAGTATATTGAAAATTTAAAGGAAAGCTTTAAAAACACCGATGAAGACAAAACTGAAGAAAACATTCAAGCAAGGATAAGGGGAAACTTAGTAATGGCATTTTCGAACAAATTCGGATATTTAGCCTTAGCTTGCGGCAACAAAAGTGAAGCAGCTACAGGATACGCTACATTGTATGGAGACATGGCAGGAGGATTCTCTCCCATTAAAGACTTATACAAAACAGACTTATATAAAGTTGCCAGAAAATACAATGAACTGCATGGAAAGGAAATTATTATAAAATCGATATTAGAAAAAGCCCCTTCAGCGGAACTTCGACCAAATCAAAAAGATGAGGATATTTTGCCGCCATATGCTTTACTCGATGAGATTTTATTCAAGTATATAGACAGAGAAATGTCATATGATGAATTACTACAGGAAGGATACGATGAAGGGTTATTGAAAAATGTAATAAACATGGTCAACAAGAACGAATACAAAAGAAGGCAATCTGCTCCTGGTATAAAACTAACTGAAAGAAGTTTTGGAAAAGACAGAAGAATGCCAATTACAAATAAATATATCCCTTGGTAG
- the glgP gene encoding alpha-glucan family phosphorylase yields the protein MDFISKITVVPKIPEKILGLKELSENMWWTWNYKTQALFETIDKELWESTQRNPVTFLKRVEQKKLNTAAEDSKFNELYQEVMKEFSNYMNENSNTWFSKTHRSFKDGEIAYFCMEYGLHESFPMYSGGLGILAGDHLKSASDLGIPLIAIGLLYQKGYFIQRLNSEGWQESIFLDYDFSDFPIIPAKESNGDEIYVDIDLLGKKVFAKVWQVKVGRVNLYLLDTNLMQNDPEDREITSTLYGGDIEMRIKQEILIGIGGVKAVRKLGYNPSVWHMNEGHAAFLGLERIRELVQEHGLTFQEAIEAVRAGNVFTTHTPVPAGNDVFSISLIDKYFGDFWPKLGASRQDFLNLGLEKRQNAEELFSMTILALKLSGRSNAVSRLHGEVSRKLWNHVWPGIEWLEVPINYVTNGVHIDTWLNPKLQESLKEYLGADWMSKIDDPELWEKIDNIPDHELWETHQQLKKELIEYIRKSIKAQRSRHGETVEQLEEVNQIGDEKALTIGFARRFATYKRADLIFSDEERLKKILNDPDKPVQLIFAGKAHPADKPGQELIKKIYEYSRKPEFQNKVIILENYDMDMARHLVSGVDIWLNNPRRPREASGTSGQKAGMNGAINFSVLDGWWVEGYNGKNGWAIGDNRDYEDLKLQDKIDSVSIYNQLEKQIVPMYYEKGETDVSKEWVSKMKESIKSVTSFFNTARMLKEYTQKLYMPALEQHTRFSNDDFKLAKEFAGWVKLLKENWDSIKIHVKLDQDLTGVKNAEEEIGVQAEIYLPGIGPDSILPEVVFARLKDGKIANIRRYDMKLIKEVQKDTYLYSVKFKIEDRGEYGINVRVTPNNPLMPHKNYLMGLVKYPQ from the coding sequence ATGGATTTTATAAGTAAAATTACCGTCGTTCCAAAAATCCCGGAAAAGATTCTGGGGTTAAAAGAACTCTCTGAAAACATGTGGTGGACATGGAATTATAAAACTCAAGCCTTATTCGAAACCATAGACAAAGAGCTTTGGGAGTCCACTCAGAGAAACCCGGTTACCTTTTTAAAACGTGTGGAACAAAAAAAATTAAACACTGCTGCAGAAGATTCGAAATTTAACGAACTCTATCAAGAAGTCATGAAAGAGTTTTCTAATTATATGAATGAAAATAGCAACACATGGTTCAGTAAGACCCACCGTTCTTTTAAAGATGGAGAAATTGCTTACTTTTGTATGGAATATGGCCTTCACGAGTCTTTTCCTATGTATTCTGGTGGTTTAGGAATATTGGCTGGTGATCATCTAAAAAGTGCAAGTGATCTAGGTATACCACTTATAGCTATAGGTTTACTATACCAAAAGGGATATTTTATTCAGAGGCTTAATTCAGAAGGATGGCAAGAAAGTATATTTTTAGATTACGATTTTTCGGATTTTCCTATTATTCCCGCCAAAGAAAGCAACGGGGATGAAATATACGTCGATATAGACCTATTAGGGAAAAAGGTATTCGCTAAAGTTTGGCAGGTAAAGGTAGGAAGAGTGAACCTATACCTCTTGGACACCAACCTAATGCAAAATGATCCTGAAGATAGAGAAATAACCTCCACATTGTATGGTGGAGACATAGAAATGCGTATAAAACAAGAAATACTAATAGGGATCGGTGGAGTGAAAGCGGTAAGAAAGTTAGGGTACAACCCATCTGTTTGGCACATGAATGAAGGTCACGCTGCATTCTTAGGTCTTGAAAGAATACGTGAATTAGTTCAAGAACATGGCTTAACTTTTCAGGAAGCAATTGAAGCGGTTCGGGCTGGAAACGTTTTTACCACTCACACTCCCGTACCTGCTGGGAACGATGTATTTTCTATTTCTTTAATTGATAAATATTTTGGAGACTTTTGGCCTAAATTAGGAGCTTCAAGGCAAGACTTTCTAAATTTAGGATTAGAAAAAAGACAAAACGCAGAAGAATTATTTTCAATGACCATTTTGGCGCTAAAACTCTCTGGAAGATCAAATGCTGTTTCAAGGCTACATGGAGAAGTATCGAGAAAGTTATGGAACCATGTTTGGCCAGGTATAGAATGGTTGGAAGTACCTATAAACTATGTTACCAATGGCGTACATATAGACACATGGTTAAACCCAAAATTGCAGGAATCTTTAAAAGAATACCTGGGTGCTGACTGGATGTCAAAAATTGACGATCCAGAACTTTGGGAAAAAATTGATAATATCCCTGACCATGAACTATGGGAAACTCACCAACAATTAAAAAAAGAGTTAATAGAATACATTAGGAAGAGTATAAAAGCACAAAGATCGAGACATGGAGAAACAGTTGAACAACTCGAGGAAGTAAACCAAATAGGTGATGAAAAAGCTTTAACTATCGGTTTTGCCAGAAGGTTTGCTACTTACAAACGGGCAGATCTAATATTCAGCGATGAAGAAAGATTAAAAAAGATCTTGAACGATCCAGACAAACCCGTACAATTAATATTCGCTGGTAAAGCTCACCCTGCGGATAAACCAGGTCAAGAACTCATAAAAAAGATATACGAATACTCACGAAAACCAGAATTTCAAAATAAAGTCATAATTCTGGAAAATTACGATATGGATATGGCAAGGCACTTAGTTTCGGGTGTTGACATTTGGTTAAACAATCCTAGACGTCCAAGAGAGGCATCTGGAACATCAGGCCAGAAAGCCGGAATGAATGGAGCTATAAACTTCTCAGTTTTAGATGGCTGGTGGGTTGAAGGATACAACGGTAAAAATGGATGGGCCATAGGGGACAACAGAGACTATGAAGACTTGAAATTACAGGATAAAATAGACAGTGTTTCAATATACAACCAATTAGAAAAACAAATAGTGCCTATGTACTATGAAAAAGGAGAAACTGACGTTTCAAAAGAATGGGTATCAAAGATGAAAGAGTCTATTAAAAGTGTCACATCTTTTTTCAACACAGCCAGAATGCTCAAAGAATACACTCAAAAACTATATATGCCCGCTCTCGAGCAGCACACACGCTTTTCAAACGATGACTTTAAATTGGCAAAAGAATTTGCCGGTTGGGTTAAATTGTTAAAAGAAAATTGGGACTCTATAAAAATACATGTCAAACTCGATCAAGATCTTACTGGAGTAAAAAACGCAGAAGAAGAAATAGGAGTACAAGCAGAAATATACTTGCCAGGTATAGGTCCAGACTCAATCCTACCAGAAGTTGTATTTGCAAGGTTAAAAGATGGTAAGATTGCAAACATAAGGCGGTACGATATGAAACTCATCAAAGAAGTACAAAAAGACACATATCTATACTCAGTAAAATTTAAAATAGAAGACAGGGGGGAATATGGAATAAATGTAAGGGTAACACCTAACAATCCTCTCATGCCCCATAAAAACTACTTGATGGGACTAGTAAAATATCCTCAATAA
- a CDS encoding phospholipase D-like domain-containing protein — MKTKLTLTALFLSFFTSIFSYELFFSGGELVHFINQKLTTSTSVKVVSFSLDDTISENLSAINHQIFLEKDGGYSGDLNLTIKYDKNTDGYLHQKYMIFDNNSVLFGTGNFTTSGLLTDLNIFIYTEDEKIVKVFLDEYENFQRGKFGYSKEVINKRLNTTEFGKVKIITGPSKEVLNSVLNEIKRSKISLKVFSYSFTDPYFVHVLEQASSNNVKVEILSDDWNKIYTSPLKYMQGINIKYRNDIHAKCITIDGETVIIGSYNLTYRAREKNDEMVVIIKNKGLADIINRKFDLLWQEW; from the coding sequence TTGAAAACAAAACTTACCTTAACAGCATTATTTCTGTCTTTCTTTACCTCGATTTTTTCCTATGAACTCTTCTTCTCCGGTGGAGAATTAGTACACTTCATAAACCAAAAACTAACCACGAGCACTTCAGTAAAAGTTGTATCTTTCAGTTTGGATGACACAATTTCTGAAAACTTATCAGCTATAAACCACCAAATATTTTTAGAAAAAGATGGTGGATATTCTGGTGATTTGAATTTGACCATCAAATACGATAAGAATACTGACGGTTACCTACATCAAAAATATATGATCTTCGATAACAACTCAGTATTATTTGGAACTGGGAACTTCACTACAAGCGGTTTATTAACAGATCTAAACATCTTCATCTACACCGAAGATGAAAAGATTGTTAAAGTTTTTCTTGATGAATATGAGAACTTTCAAAGGGGTAAATTTGGATATTCAAAAGAAGTAATCAATAAGCGTCTAAACACCACCGAATTTGGGAAGGTAAAAATAATAACTGGGCCATCAAAAGAGGTCCTTAACTCAGTCTTAAATGAGATTAAGAGATCCAAAATTTCTTTAAAAGTCTTTTCGTATTCTTTCACCGATCCCTACTTTGTCCATGTTTTGGAACAAGCTTCCTCCAATAATGTAAAGGTTGAAATACTATCCGATGATTGGAACAAAATCTACACTTCACCCTTAAAATATATGCAAGGCATAAATATAAAATATAGGAATGACATTCATGCAAAGTGTATAACAATAGATGGAGAAACAGTCATTATAGGAAGTTACAATCTAACCTATAGGGCAAGAGAGAAAAACGACGAAATGGTTGTTATAATTAAAAACAAAGGGTTGGCTGACATCATAAACAGAAAATTTGATTTATTATGGCAAGAATGGTAA
- a CDS encoding HEAT repeat domain-containing protein, whose translation MYSREDLIKKIVDEKGLQAIPNLIELLDDEDYEVRELARDALSVMAPEGKEYLLQEFKRRFNLNFQDDTVLLYLAELLSDLKCHEIVENLKMMFNKFSDERAFPLIIENLLKITKDESYLDILKTYIDSDEWEIEEISVMAITELPNRKTLDILLEKYYKTSNNSLKVLILDSITKILSKNFDLVPYLQERDPEISEKLQWHLKRS comes from the coding sequence ATGTACAGTCGTGAAGATCTGATAAAAAAGATAGTAGATGAAAAAGGGCTTCAAGCTATACCTAATTTAATAGAGTTATTAGATGACGAAGATTACGAAGTTCGAGAATTGGCAAGGGATGCATTGAGCGTTATGGCACCCGAGGGAAAAGAATACCTTTTACAAGAGTTCAAACGAAGATTCAATCTGAACTTTCAAGACGATACTGTTTTGTTGTATCTAGCTGAACTTTTATCTGACTTGAAGTGCCATGAAATAGTGGAAAACCTTAAGATGATGTTCAATAAATTTTCAGATGAGAGGGCTTTCCCTTTGATCATAGAAAATCTATTAAAAATCACAAAAGATGAATCTTATTTAGACATATTGAAAACTTATATTGACAGCGATGAATGGGAAATAGAAGAGATAAGCGTTATGGCCATTACCGAGTTACCGAACAGAAAAACTTTAGATATACTTTTAGAAAAGTATTATAAAACTTCCAACAACTCTTTAAAAGTGCTCATTTTGGATTCAATAACAAAAATCTTGTCTAAGAATTTTGATTTGGTTCCATACCTACAAGAACGTGACCCTGAAATATCTGAAAAGCTACAGTGGCATCTTAAGAGGTCTTGA